One part of the Marinobacterium rhizophilum genome encodes these proteins:
- a CDS encoding DUF3501 family protein, whose protein sequence is MNKLTPQDLWPLETYARRRGDFRARVMAHKRDRQLMLGDHLRLLFEDRTTVQYQIQEMLRIEKLFEEAEILDELNAYNPLIPDGSNWKATLMIEIADVPERRRRLQAMVAVEHRVWMQVGTLEPVFAIADEDMERSTDEKTSSVHFLRFELTPAMLSAAAKGRALHAGVDHPACRIGPLEVGDALRRELVSDLVSLTH, encoded by the coding sequence ATGAACAAGCTTACCCCGCAGGACCTTTGGCCACTGGAAACCTATGCTCGCCGGCGTGGTGACTTCCGCGCCCGGGTCATGGCCCACAAGCGTGACCGACAGTTGATGCTCGGCGATCATCTGCGCCTGCTGTTCGAGGATCGCACCACGGTGCAGTACCAGATTCAGGAAATGTTGCGTATCGAAAAACTGTTTGAAGAGGCCGAAATACTGGATGAACTCAACGCCTACAATCCGCTGATCCCCGATGGCTCCAACTGGAAGGCGACGCTGATGATCGAAATCGCCGATGTTCCCGAGCGGCGTCGGCGTTTGCAGGCGATGGTGGCGGTCGAGCACCGGGTCTGGATGCAGGTGGGCACGCTGGAGCCGGTATTCGCCATTGCCGATGAGGATATGGAGCGCAGCACCGATGAAAAAACGTCCAGCGTGCACTTTCTGCGTTTTGAGCTGACTCCGGCGATGCTGAGTGCCGCGGCCAAGGGCCGGGCGCTGCATGCCGGTGTCGACCACCCGGCGTGCCGGATCGGGCCTCTGGAGGTGGGTGATGCGCTGCGCCGGGAGTTGGTCAGTGATCTGGTGTCACTGACCCATTGA
- a CDS encoding heterodisulfide reductase-related iron-sulfur binding cluster has translation MSQHSTPREGSLEAPTRHPIDWQSPAFYDSEALNQELARVFDICHGCRRCVSLCDAFPTLFDLVDESDTMEVDGVDKADFMKVADQCYLCDLCYMTKCPYVPPHEWNVDFPHLMLRAKAVHFQQQRASLRDLVLTSTDRVGALASIPLVDITVNGMNANGGFRSLLEKSLGVHHQAPLPKYHRKTLRKRVAPLRQAISPRALNGTTGKVALFATCYGNYNGPELGEDLFRVYQHNDIHIEMVPREKCCAMPKMELGDLASVARAREYNIPRLAALVDEGFDLIAPIPSCVLMFKQELPLLFPDDADVARVRAAFFDPFEYLWLRHRGGGLKLDFAQGLGDISYQVACHLRVQNIGLKTRDVLNLVPDTQVHALERCSGHDGTYAVRVETRERSVKIARPVVRKVEQQQADHFASDCPMAATHIAHLSEGVDQAEPPISLLRKAYGI, from the coding sequence ATGAGTCAGCACAGCACACCGCGCGAAGGGAGCCTGGAGGCACCGACCCGCCACCCGATTGACTGGCAGTCACCGGCCTTTTACGACAGCGAGGCTCTGAACCAGGAGCTGGCGCGGGTATTTGATATCTGCCACGGCTGCCGGCGTTGCGTCAGCCTCTGCGATGCCTTCCCGACGCTGTTTGACCTGGTGGACGAGTCCGACACCATGGAAGTGGACGGTGTCGACAAGGCGGACTTCATGAAGGTGGCGGATCAGTGCTATCTGTGCGATCTCTGCTACATGACCAAGTGCCCCTACGTGCCACCCCATGAATGGAACGTGGACTTTCCGCACCTGATGTTGCGAGCCAAGGCGGTGCACTTCCAGCAACAGCGGGCATCCTTGCGTGATCTTGTCCTCACCAGCACGGACCGGGTTGGCGCTCTGGCATCAATCCCGCTTGTCGATATCACCGTAAACGGGATGAACGCGAACGGCGGGTTTCGCAGCCTGCTGGAGAAATCCCTGGGCGTGCACCACCAGGCCCCACTGCCCAAATACCATCGCAAAACCTTGCGCAAGCGCGTGGCGCCGCTGCGACAGGCTATCAGTCCGCGGGCGCTGAACGGCACCACCGGCAAGGTAGCGCTCTTTGCCACCTGTTACGGCAACTACAACGGTCCTGAACTGGGGGAGGACCTGTTTCGCGTTTATCAGCACAACGACATCCATATCGAGATGGTGCCACGGGAAAAATGCTGCGCCATGCCCAAGATGGAGCTGGGGGATCTGGCATCGGTGGCAAGGGCACGGGAGTACAACATCCCGCGGCTGGCGGCGCTGGTGGATGAAGGCTTTGACCTGATCGCGCCCATTCCCTCCTGCGTGCTGATGTTCAAGCAGGAGCTGCCGTTGCTGTTCCCGGACGATGCCGACGTCGCCAGGGTACGGGCTGCCTTCTTTGATCCGTTCGAGTACCTGTGGCTGCGGCACAGGGGGGGCGGCCTGAAGCTGGATTTCGCCCAGGGGCTCGGCGACATCAGTTACCAGGTGGCCTGTCATCTGCGGGTGCAGAATATCGGTCTCAAGACCCGCGATGTGCTGAACCTGGTGCCGGACACCCAGGTGCACGCGCTGGAGCGTTGCTCCGGCCATGACGGCACCTATGCGGTGCGGGTGGAAACCCGTGAGCGTTCGGTAAAAATCGCCCGCCCGGTGGTGCGCAAGGTGGAACAGCAGCAGGCGGATCACTTCGCCAGCGACTGCCCCATGGCCGCGACCCATATCGCTCACCTCAGCGAAGGGGTCGATCAGGCCGAACCCCCCATCAGCCTGCTGCGCAAGGCCTATGGCATTTGA
- a CDS encoding rubrerythrin family protein: MSLKGSQTEQNLKDAFAGESQANRRYLYFAAKADVEGYNDVSAVFRSTAEGETGHAHGHLEYLEEVGDPATGLPIGGTSLNLKSAIAGETHEYTDMYPGMAKTARDEGFDEVADWFETLAKAERSHANRFQKALDALDG, translated from the coding sequence ATGTCGCTCAAAGGTTCCCAAACCGAGCAAAACCTGAAGGACGCCTTTGCCGGCGAATCCCAGGCCAACCGCCGTTATCTGTACTTTGCCGCCAAGGCGGATGTTGAAGGTTACAACGATGTTTCCGCGGTGTTCCGCTCCACCGCCGAAGGTGAAACCGGGCATGCTCACGGTCACCTGGAGTACCTCGAAGAGGTGGGGGACCCGGCTACCGGACTGCCGATCGGTGGCACCTCGCTGAACCTCAAGTCTGCGATTGCCGGTGAGACCCATGAGTACACTGACATGTACCCGGGCATGGCCAAGACCGCCCGTGATGAAGGCTTCGACGAGGTCGCCGACTGGTTCGAAACCCTGGCCAAGGCGGAGCGCAGCCATGCCAACCGCTTTCAGAAAGCCCTCGACGCTCTCGATGGCTGA